One stretch of Pseudomonas azotoformans DNA includes these proteins:
- a CDS encoding gamma-butyrobetaine hydroxylase-like domain-containing protein translates to MSKFPTAVNLHKTSNTLGLTYGPDEVYQLPAELLRTHSPSAEVQGHGKPILQFGKLHVKLIKIEPAGQYALKLTFDDGHDSGLFTWDYLYQLAVRQDALWADYLAELKAAGKTRDPSESVVRLML, encoded by the coding sequence ATGTCGAAATTTCCTACTGCTGTAAACCTCCACAAAACCTCCAACACCCTCGGCCTCACCTACGGGCCCGACGAGGTGTACCAGCTCCCTGCCGAACTGCTGCGCACCCACTCGCCTTCCGCCGAGGTCCAGGGCCACGGCAAACCGATCCTGCAATTCGGCAAACTCCACGTGAAGTTGATCAAGATCGAACCGGCCGGCCAGTACGCATTGAAATTGACCTTCGACGATGGGCATGACAGCGGACTGTTCACCTGGGACTACCTCTACCAGTTGGCCGTGCGTCAGGACGCGCTGTGGGCCGACTATCTTGCTGAACTCAAAGCTGCCGGCAAAACCCGCGACCCGAGCGAGTCGGTCGTACGGCTGATGCTCTAG
- the hslU gene encoding ATP-dependent protease ATPase subunit HslU: protein MSMTPREIVHELNRHIIGQDDAKRAVAIALRNRWRRMQLPEELRVEVTPKNILMIGPTGVGKTEIARRLAKLANAPFIKVEATKFTEVGYVGRDVESIIRDLADAALKMLREQEMTKVSHRAEDAAEERILDALLPPARMGFNEDAAPASDSNTRQLFRKRLREGQLDDKEIEIEVAEVSGVDISAPPGMEEMTSQLQNLFANMGKGKKKSRKLKVKDALKLVRDEEAGRLVNEEELKAKALEAVEQHGIVFIDEIDKVAKRGNSGGVDVSREGVQRDLLPLIEGCTVNTKLGMVKTDHILFIASGAFHLSKPSDLVPELQGRLPIRVELKALTPGDFERILSEPHASLTEQYRELLKTEGLGIEFQPDGIKRLAEIAWQVNEKTENIGARRLHTLLERLLEEVSFSAGDLAGAQNGEVIKIDAEYVNSHLGELAQNEDLSRYIL from the coding sequence ATGTCCATGACTCCCCGCGAAATCGTCCATGAACTCAACCGCCATATCATCGGCCAGGACGATGCCAAGCGCGCCGTAGCCATCGCGCTGCGTAACCGCTGGCGCCGGATGCAACTGCCCGAAGAACTGCGCGTTGAAGTAACGCCGAAGAACATCCTGATGATCGGCCCTACAGGCGTCGGTAAAACCGAGATCGCCCGCCGCCTGGCCAAGCTGGCCAACGCGCCGTTCATCAAGGTCGAAGCCACCAAGTTCACCGAAGTGGGCTATGTGGGCCGTGACGTCGAGTCGATCATCCGTGACTTGGCCGACGCTGCCTTGAAGATGCTGCGCGAACAGGAAATGACCAAGGTCAGCCATCGCGCCGAAGACGCCGCCGAAGAACGCATTCTCGACGCCCTGCTGCCACCGGCACGCATGGGCTTCAATGAAGACGCCGCACCGGCCTCGGATTCCAACACCCGCCAACTGTTCCGCAAGCGCCTGCGCGAAGGCCAGCTGGATGACAAGGAAATCGAGATCGAAGTCGCCGAAGTCTCCGGTGTCGACATCTCTGCCCCGCCTGGCATGGAAGAAATGACCAGCCAGTTGCAGAACCTGTTCGCCAACATGGGTAAGGGCAAGAAGAAAAGCCGCAAGCTCAAGGTCAAGGACGCCCTGAAGCTGGTGCGCGATGAAGAAGCCGGGCGCCTGGTGAATGAGGAAGAACTCAAGGCCAAGGCCCTGGAGGCGGTCGAGCAGCATGGAATCGTGTTTATCGACGAGATCGACAAGGTGGCCAAGCGCGGCAACTCCGGCGGCGTCGATGTGTCCCGTGAAGGCGTACAGCGCGACCTGCTACCGCTGATCGAAGGCTGCACCGTGAACACCAAGCTGGGCATGGTCAAGACCGACCACATCCTGTTTATCGCCTCCGGTGCCTTCCACCTGAGCAAGCCAAGCGACCTGGTGCCGGAGCTGCAAGGCCGCCTGCCGATCCGCGTGGAATTGAAGGCGCTGACCCCGGGCGACTTCGAACGCATCCTCAGCGAGCCGCACGCCTCGCTCACCGAGCAGTACCGTGAACTGCTGAAAACCGAAGGCTTGGGCATCGAGTTCCAGCCAGACGGCATCAAGCGCCTGGCGGAGATTGCCTGGCAGGTCAACGAGAAGACCGAGAACATCGGTGCCCGTCGCCTGCACACCTTGCTGGAGCGGCTGCTGGAGGAAGTGTCCTTCAGTGCCGGCGACCTGGCCGGTGCGCAGAATGGCGAAGTGATCAAGATCGACGCTGAATACGTCAACAGCCACTTGGGCGAATTGGCACAGAACGAAGACTTGTCGCGCTATATTCTGTAA
- the hslV gene encoding ATP-dependent protease subunit HslV, whose translation MTTIVSVRRHGKVVMGGDGQVSLGNTVMKGNAKKVRRLYHGQVLAGFAGATADAFTLFERFEGQLEKHQGHLVRAAVELAKEWRTDRSLSRLEAMLAVANKDASLIITGNGDVVEPEHGLIAMGSGGGYAQAAASALLKKTDLSAREIVETALGIAGDICVFTNHNFTIEEQDLAE comes from the coding sequence TTGACCACCATCGTTTCAGTACGTCGCCACGGCAAAGTCGTCATGGGCGGCGACGGCCAGGTTTCCCTGGGCAATACCGTGATGAAAGGCAACGCCAAGAAAGTGCGTCGCCTGTACCACGGCCAGGTTCTCGCGGGCTTTGCCGGCGCTACCGCCGACGCCTTCACCCTGTTCGAACGTTTCGAAGGCCAGCTGGAGAAACACCAGGGCCACCTCGTGCGCGCCGCCGTCGAACTCGCCAAAGAATGGCGCACCGACCGCTCCCTCAGCCGCCTGGAAGCCATGCTGGCCGTCGCCAACAAAGACGCGTCCCTGATCATCACCGGCAACGGCGATGTGGTTGAGCCCGAACATGGCCTGATCGCCATGGGTTCCGGCGGTGGCTATGCCCAAGCGGCAGCCAGCGCACTGTTGAAGAAAACCGACCTGTCGGCCCGCGAAATCGTCGAGACCGCCCTGGGTATCGCCGGCGATATCTGCGTGTTCACCAACCACAACTTCACCATTGAGGAGCAGGACCTCGCCGAGTAA
- a CDS encoding SPOR domain-containing protein: MAAKKKPAPKRGASRYQAPAKKPIPGWLWMAIGLTVGAFIVFLMKLDPGKGDDVKRVKQEQQKATKMAEANKTAPSPTAPVKPKYDFYTLLPESEVIVPPDAVPEKTLPTPQVPTTPVTPAEAAKIDTARAQAALAGITPPPAPPVAETKAAPVTKFFLQAGSFPKQADADRVRAQIILLGQSVTVESGTVKDATWYRVLVGPFSNREQLTVAQKQLAGAGFSNLLLQQRQSR; this comes from the coding sequence TTGGCTGCCAAGAAAAAACCAGCACCCAAGCGCGGCGCCAGCCGCTACCAGGCCCCGGCGAAGAAGCCGATCCCGGGCTGGTTGTGGATGGCGATCGGCCTCACCGTCGGCGCGTTTATCGTGTTCCTGATGAAACTGGATCCGGGCAAGGGCGATGACGTCAAACGGGTCAAGCAGGAGCAGCAGAAAGCCACGAAAATGGCCGAAGCCAACAAGACTGCGCCGAGCCCGACTGCCCCGGTGAAGCCGAAGTACGACTTCTACACGCTGTTGCCCGAATCGGAAGTGATCGTGCCGCCGGACGCCGTGCCGGAGAAAACCCTGCCGACGCCGCAAGTGCCGACCACCCCGGTCACCCCGGCGGAAGCCGCGAAGATCGACACGGCGCGTGCCCAGGCCGCATTGGCCGGGATCACCCCGCCGCCAGCCCCGCCGGTGGCCGAGACCAAGGCCGCGCCGGTAACCAAGTTCTTCCTGCAAGCGGGCTCGTTCCCCAAACAGGCAGATGCGGATCGCGTGCGGGCGCAGATCATTCTGCTGGGCCAATCGGTGACGGTGGAGTCCGGCACTGTGAAGGATGCGACTTGGTATCGCGTACTGGTGGGTCCGTTCAGCAACCGTGAACAGCTGACTGTGGCGCAGAAGCAACTGGCTGGCGCGGGCTTTAGCAACCTGTTGTTACAACAACGCCAGAGCCGCTGA
- the argS gene encoding arginine--tRNA ligase, which translates to MKDTIRQLIQQALTQLVNEGVLPEGLSPAIQVENTRDKTHGDFASNIAMMLSKPAGMKPRDLAEKIIAALPADESVTKAEIAGPGFINFFQNTQALASRLDAALADARIGVRKAGPLQRVVIDLSAPNLAKEMHVGHLRSTIIGDGVARVLEFLGDTVIRQNHVGDWGTQFGMLMAYLQENPITSNELSDLENFYRAAKKRFDESEEFADRARGLVVKLQAGDQECLALWNRFREISLSHCQEIYELLNVKLTMADVMGESAYNDDLINVVNDLKAAGLLVESNGAQCVFLEEFKTADGEPLPVIIVKADGGYLYATTDLAAVRYRSGVLKADRALYFVDQRQALHFQQVFEVARRAGFVTHPMHMEHMGFGTMNGADGRPFKTRDGGTVKLIDLLTEAQERAYNLVKEKNPELAEADLRNIARVVGIGAVKYADLSKHRTSDYSFNFELMLNFEGNTAPYLLYAYTRVAGVFRKLGKDFSEVEGHIVLDAPHEQELAAKLAQFGEVLNSVGEKGTPHILCTYLYEVAGLFSSFYENCPILTADDEAQKQSRLRLAALAGRTLKQGLELLGLETLERM; encoded by the coding sequence ATGAAAGACACCATTCGCCAGCTGATCCAACAAGCCCTCACCCAACTCGTCAACGAAGGTGTGTTGCCTGAAGGCCTGTCGCCGGCGATCCAGGTGGAAAACACCCGCGACAAGACCCACGGCGACTTCGCCAGCAACATTGCGATGATGCTGTCCAAGCCGGCCGGCATGAAACCGCGCGACCTCGCGGAAAAAATCATCGCCGCGCTGCCTGCCGACGAAAGCGTCACCAAGGCCGAGATCGCCGGCCCCGGTTTTATCAACTTCTTCCAGAACACCCAGGCCCTGGCTTCGCGCCTGGATGCCGCCTTGGCCGACGCCAGGATCGGCGTGCGCAAGGCCGGCCCACTGCAGCGCGTGGTCATCGACCTGTCGGCACCGAACCTGGCCAAAGAGATGCACGTGGGCCACCTGCGCTCCACCATCATCGGCGACGGCGTGGCGCGGGTGCTGGAGTTCCTCGGCGACACCGTGATCCGTCAGAACCATGTGGGCGACTGGGGCACCCAGTTCGGCATGCTGATGGCTTACCTGCAAGAGAACCCGATCACCAGCAACGAGCTGTCGGACCTGGAAAACTTCTACCGCGCCGCCAAGAAGCGCTTCGACGAATCCGAAGAGTTCGCCGACCGCGCCCGTGGCCTGGTGGTCAAGCTGCAAGCCGGCGATCAGGAATGCCTGGCGCTGTGGAACCGCTTCCGTGAGATCTCGCTGTCGCACTGCCAGGAAATCTACGAGTTGCTCAACGTCAAGCTGACCATGGCCGACGTGATGGGCGAAAGCGCCTACAACGACGACCTGATCAATGTGGTCAACGACCTCAAGGCCGCCGGGCTGCTGGTGGAAAGCAACGGCGCGCAGTGCGTGTTCCTCGAAGAGTTCAAGACCGCCGACGGCGAGCCGCTGCCGGTGATCATCGTCAAGGCCGATGGCGGCTACCTGTATGCCACCACCGACCTGGCGGCCGTGCGCTACCGCAGTGGCGTGCTCAAGGCGGATCGTGCGCTGTATTTCGTCGACCAGCGCCAGGCCCTGCACTTCCAGCAGGTGTTTGAAGTAGCACGCCGCGCAGGCTTCGTCACCCACCCGATGCACATGGAACACATGGGCTTCGGCACCATGAACGGCGCCGACGGCCGCCCGTTCAAGACCCGTGACGGCGGCACCGTGAAGCTGATCGACCTGCTGACCGAAGCCCAGGAACGTGCCTACAACCTGGTGAAGGAAAAGAACCCGGAGCTGGCCGAGGCAGACCTGCGCAACATCGCCCGCGTGGTGGGCATTGGCGCGGTGAAATACGCCGACCTGTCCAAGCACCGCACCAGCGACTACAGCTTCAACTTCGAGCTGATGCTCAATTTCGAAGGCAACACCGCACCGTACCTGCTGTACGCCTACACCCGTGTGGCCGGCGTGTTCCGCAAGCTGGGCAAGGACTTCAGCGAAGTTGAAGGGCACATCGTGCTGGACGCCCCGCACGAGCAGGAACTGGCTGCCAAGCTGGCGCAATTCGGCGAAGTGCTGAACAGCGTCGGCGAGAAAGGTACGCCGCACATCCTGTGCACCTACCTGTATGAAGTCGCCGGCCTGTTCTCCAGCTTCTATGAGAACTGCCCGATCCTGACCGCCGACGACGAAGCCCAGAAGCAAAGCCGCCTGCGCCTCGCCGCCCTGGCGGGACGGACCCTCAAGCAAGGCCTGGAACTGTTGGGCCTGGAAACACTGGAGCGTATGTAA
- a CDS encoding primosomal protein N', giving the protein MPDAILRLALPSPLRRLFDYRAPAGVLRAQLQPGMRVRVPFGRREMIGILVEVTDHSEVPAEKLKPALAILDATPPLPPALFKLCLWTAQYYQHSLGDTLSWALPVLLRQGELAEARQERFWSMVPGARLDDPRIARAPRQREALATLAQHPHGVAHQLLSKLMLSKDSLDLLLAKGLVQVEIRKHAPDARHEHWLAQPELPLNPEQRAAYEAIRAGFDSFHAFLLAGVTGSGKTEVYLQLIRETLQAGKQALVLIPEINLGPQTLARFEQRFNARIALVHSAVNDRERLESWLAARDGEADIIIGTRSALFTPMKNPGLIIIDEEHDGSYKQQEGLRYHARDLALVRARQEDIPIVLGSATPSLESLHNAYTGRYGLLRLNERAGGAKQPRFLRLDVKSRPLDSGISGPMQQAIGQTLAAGQQVLVFLNRRGFAPTLLCHDCGWMSECERCDARMTVHQRHGELRCHHCGHVERVPRHCPQCGKVDLRPVGAGTERAEERLGILFPDYPVLRVDRDSTSRKDAMNQLFATIQKGQPCILIGTQMLAKGHHFPRVTLVSILDADGGLFSGDFRASERMAQLIVQVAGRAGRAEEPGRVIIQTHLADHPLLIQLTEQGYFAFAEQALSERRAAGLPPFSHLALLRAEAHKPGQAEGFLDEACSAAERLLGELGLSGIELLGPVPAPMERRAGRYRAQLLLQATSRAPLHRLLSSWLLALEQMPSGRQVRWSLDVDPVDLY; this is encoded by the coding sequence GTGCCCGACGCCATTCTGCGCCTAGCCCTGCCCTCGCCCCTGCGCCGCCTGTTCGATTACCGGGCGCCAGCCGGTGTACTGCGCGCGCAGTTGCAACCGGGCATGCGTGTGCGCGTGCCGTTCGGGCGCCGAGAGATGATCGGCATTCTGGTGGAAGTCACCGATCACAGCGAAGTACCGGCCGAAAAACTCAAGCCTGCCCTGGCCATCCTCGACGCCACCCCACCACTACCACCCGCGCTGTTCAAGCTGTGCCTGTGGACCGCCCAGTATTACCAGCACAGCCTGGGCGACACCTTGAGCTGGGCGTTGCCGGTGCTGCTGCGCCAGGGCGAACTGGCCGAAGCGCGCCAGGAACGCTTCTGGTCGATGGTGCCCGGCGCGCGCCTCGACGACCCGCGTATCGCCCGCGCGCCGCGCCAGCGCGAGGCCCTGGCCACGCTGGCGCAGCATCCCCATGGCGTGGCGCATCAGCTGCTGAGCAAGCTGATGCTGAGCAAAGACAGCCTCGACCTGCTGCTCGCCAAAGGCCTGGTGCAGGTGGAAATCCGCAAGCACGCCCCCGACGCCCGCCACGAACACTGGCTGGCCCAGCCGGAATTGCCGCTGAACCCCGAGCAACGCGCCGCCTACGAAGCGATTCGCGCAGGCTTCGACAGCTTCCACGCGTTCCTGCTGGCCGGCGTCACGGGCAGCGGCAAAACCGAAGTCTATTTGCAGTTGATCCGCGAGACCCTGCAAGCCGGCAAACAGGCGCTGGTGCTGATCCCCGAGATCAACCTCGGCCCGCAAACCCTGGCGCGCTTCGAGCAGCGCTTCAATGCGCGCATCGCCCTGGTGCACTCGGCAGTCAACGACCGTGAGCGCCTGGAGTCGTGGCTGGCGGCGCGGGACGGCGAGGCCGACATTATTATCGGCACCCGTTCGGCGCTGTTCACCCCGATGAAAAACCCCGGGCTGATCATCATCGACGAGGAGCACGACGGCTCCTATAAACAGCAGGAAGGCCTGCGCTACCACGCCCGCGACCTGGCGCTGGTGCGCGCTCGCCAGGAAGACATCCCGATTGTGCTGGGCTCGGCCACGCCGTCCCTGGAAAGCCTGCACAACGCCTACACCGGTCGTTACGGCCTGCTGCGCCTCAACGAACGGGCGGGCGGCGCCAAGCAACCACGTTTCCTGCGCCTGGACGTCAAAAGCCGCCCGCTGGACAGCGGCATTTCCGGGCCGATGCAGCAAGCCATCGGCCAGACCCTCGCCGCTGGTCAGCAGGTGCTGGTGTTTCTCAATCGCCGGGGTTTTGCGCCGACCCTGCTGTGCCATGACTGCGGCTGGATGTCCGAGTGCGAGCGCTGCGACGCGCGCATGACCGTGCACCAGCGCCACGGCGAACTGCGCTGCCACCACTGCGGCCATGTGGAGCGGGTGCCGCGCCATTGCCCGCAGTGCGGCAAAGTCGACCTGCGACCGGTAGGCGCAGGCACCGAGCGTGCCGAAGAGCGCCTGGGCATCCTGTTCCCGGATTACCCGGTGCTGCGGGTCGACCGTGACAGCACGTCGCGCAAAGACGCGATGAACCAGCTGTTTGCCACCATCCAGAAAGGCCAGCCGTGCATCCTCATCGGCACGCAGATGCTTGCCAAGGGGCATCACTTTCCACGGGTGACCCTGGTGTCGATCCTTGATGCGGACGGTGGGCTGTTCTCCGGGGATTTCCGCGCCAGCGAGCGCATGGCGCAGTTGATCGTACAGGTCGCGGGCCGTGCGGGCCGTGCCGAGGAGCCTGGCCGGGTGATTATCCAGACGCACCTGGCCGACCATCCGTTGCTGATCCAGCTCACCGAACAAGGCTACTTCGCCTTCGCCGAACAGGCCCTGAGCGAACGTCGCGCCGCCGGCTTGCCGCCGTTTTCCCACTTGGCATTGCTGCGCGCCGAAGCGCACAAACCAGGGCAGGCCGAAGGTTTCCTGGATGAAGCGTGCAGCGCGGCAGAACGTTTGCTCGGCGAGCTGGGGCTGAGCGGCATCGAACTGCTCGGCCCGGTGCCTGCGCCCATGGAGCGCCGTGCCGGGCGCTATCGCGCTCAGCTACTCTTGCAGGCAACCTCCCGCGCGCCGCTGCACCGGCTATTAAGTAGTTGGTTGCTTGCCCTGGAGCAAATGCCCAGCGGCCGGCAAGTGCGATGGTCGTTGGACGTTGACCCGGTAGATTTGTATTAA
- the rpmE gene encoding 50S ribosomal protein L31: MKADIHPAYETIEVTCSCGNKFETRSNLCKPLGTDVCNECHPFYTGKQKTLDTGGRVQRFADRFGAFGKKPATTPAE, from the coding sequence ATGAAAGCCGATATCCATCCAGCGTACGAAACCATCGAAGTCACCTGCAGCTGCGGCAACAAGTTCGAAACCCGTTCGAACCTGTGCAAGCCACTGGGTACTGACGTATGCAACGAGTGCCACCCGTTCTACACCGGTAAGCAGAAAACTCTGGACACCGGCGGCCGTGTACAGCGCTTCGCAGATCGCTTTGGTGCTTTCGGCAAGAAGCCTGCTACTACTCCAGCAGAGTAA
- a CDS encoding thermonuclease family protein, with translation MGFCQLLKKASLVGAFFVPGIWLSVAQAGVFCPAPAALARVDVQRVVDGDTVRLKDGRSVRMIGLNAPETGKQGRSDEPYAVAARQRLQALVEASGDRVGLVLGRESKDRYGRTLAHLYGADGENLEAQLLAEGLGFQVGVAPNVDLVTCQQAAENSARQARLGLWRKSPVQSVVQLKQSGFALVSGRVSKIERNRGGIWIDLQGSLVLRIAPELTRQFDSALLSGLQGRTIEARGWVQDRSKGGGRKNGQARWLLPLTDPSMLKLTD, from the coding sequence ATGGGCTTTTGCCAGCTGTTGAAAAAGGCGTCCCTTGTGGGCGCCTTTTTTGTGCCTGGGATTTGGCTTTCAGTCGCACAGGCCGGCGTGTTTTGCCCCGCGCCGGCCGCCCTGGCCCGGGTGGACGTGCAGCGTGTGGTGGATGGCGACACAGTACGCCTCAAGGATGGCCGCAGTGTGCGGATGATCGGCCTCAATGCGCCTGAAACCGGCAAGCAAGGCCGCTCCGACGAGCCGTATGCCGTTGCGGCCCGCCAGCGTCTGCAGGCGTTGGTTGAGGCCAGTGGCGACCGGGTTGGCTTGGTGTTGGGGCGCGAGAGCAAGGACCGTTACGGCCGTACCTTGGCCCACCTTTACGGCGCTGATGGCGAGAATCTTGAGGCGCAACTGCTGGCCGAGGGTCTGGGGTTCCAAGTGGGCGTCGCGCCCAACGTCGATCTGGTCACCTGTCAGCAGGCTGCTGAAAACAGCGCCCGTCAGGCGCGATTGGGCCTGTGGCGCAAATCACCTGTGCAAAGTGTGGTGCAACTCAAGCAGTCCGGCTTCGCCTTGGTCAGCGGCCGAGTGAGCAAGATCGAACGCAATCGCGGCGGAATCTGGATCGACTTGCAGGGCTCACTGGTATTACGCATTGCACCCGAACTCACTCGCCAGTTCGACTCCGCATTGCTCAGTGGTCTGCAAGGCAGGACAATCGAAGCCCGTGGCTGGGTGCAGGATCGATCCAAAGGGGGTGGCCGGAAAAACGGCCAGGCACGTTGGTTGCTGCCACTGACCGACCCCAGCATGCTCAAATTGACTGATTAA
- a CDS encoding malic enzyme-like NAD(P)-binding protein codes for MSDLKTAALEYHAHPRPGKLSVELTKATATARDLSLAYSPGVAEPVREIARDPELAYKYTGKGNLVAVISDGTAILGLGNLGPLASKPVMEGKGVLFKRFAGIDVFDIEVDSESPQAFIDTVKRISITFGGINLEDIKAPECFEIEKALIEQCDIPVFHDDQHGTAIVTAAGMINALEIAGKTLADAQIVCLGAGAAAISCMKLLVSMGAKLENIFMVDSKGVVQSERTDLNQYKAMFAHATDKRTLADALDGADVFVGLSGPNLLSAEGLKSMAANPIVFACSNPDPEISPELAHATRNDVIMATGRSDYPNQVNNVLGFPFIFRGALDVRAKRINEEMKVAAANALRELAKLPVPQEVCDAYGGIKLEFGREYIIPKPMDKRLITLISDAVAKAAIETGVATLPYPKHYPLQSVDDVFNG; via the coding sequence ATGTCTGATTTGAAAACTGCCGCTCTCGAATATCATGCCCATCCTCGTCCAGGAAAGCTGAGTGTAGAGCTCACCAAGGCCACTGCCACCGCCCGCGACCTGTCGCTGGCCTACAGCCCTGGTGTTGCCGAGCCCGTACGTGAAATCGCCCGCGACCCCGAACTGGCGTACAAGTACACCGGCAAAGGCAACCTGGTTGCAGTGATTTCCGATGGCACCGCGATTCTCGGCCTGGGTAACCTCGGTCCATTGGCTTCCAAGCCAGTCATGGAAGGTAAGGGCGTGCTGTTCAAGCGCTTCGCCGGCATCGACGTTTTCGACATCGAAGTCGACTCCGAAAGCCCGCAGGCGTTCATCGACACGGTCAAGCGCATTTCCATCACTTTCGGTGGCATCAACCTGGAAGACATCAAGGCACCTGAGTGCTTCGAGATCGAAAAGGCCCTGATCGAACAGTGCGACATTCCGGTATTCCACGATGACCAACACGGCACCGCGATCGTAACCGCGGCCGGCATGATCAATGCCCTGGAAATCGCTGGTAAAACCCTGGCTGACGCGCAGATCGTCTGCCTGGGCGCCGGCGCTGCGGCCATCTCCTGCATGAAGTTGCTGGTGAGCATGGGCGCCAAGCTGGAAAACATCTTCATGGTCGACAGCAAGGGCGTGGTCCAGTCCGAGCGTACCGACCTGAACCAGTACAAGGCGATGTTTGCCCACGCCACCGACAAGCGCACCCTGGCTGACGCCCTTGACGGTGCAGACGTGTTCGTCGGCCTGTCCGGCCCGAACCTGCTGAGCGCCGAAGGCCTCAAGTCCATGGCGGCAAACCCGATCGTGTTCGCCTGCTCCAACCCGGACCCAGAGATCTCGCCGGAACTGGCGCACGCCACCCGTAACGACGTGATCATGGCCACCGGTCGTTCGGACTACCCGAACCAGGTCAACAACGTACTGGGCTTCCCGTTCATCTTCCGTGGCGCCCTGGACGTTCGCGCCAAGCGCATCAACGAAGAGATGAAAGTAGCCGCCGCCAATGCCCTGCGTGAACTGGCCAAACTGCCGGTGCCTCAGGAGGTGTGTGACGCCTACGGTGGCATCAAGCTGGAATTCGGTCGTGAGTACATCATCCCGAAACCAATGGATAAGCGCCTGATCACCCTGATCTCCGATGCCGTGGCCAAAGCCGCCATCGAGACCGGCGTGGCCACCCTGCCGTATCCGAAGCACTACCCGCTGCAAAGCGTGGATGATGTGTTCAACGGCTAA